One Thermus antranikianii DSM 12462 DNA segment encodes these proteins:
- a CDS encoding MBL fold metallo-hydrolase produces the protein MVFRQIYEEGLAQMSYLLGCAATGEALVVDPKRDVDTYLELAESLGLRITAIAETHIHADYLSGARELAKATGATLYLSDEGDENWKYKGLEGFSHVLLRDGDEFRVGNIRVKAVHTPGHTPEHLSFLVADGAVTDEPLLFLTGDFVFVGDIGRPDLLEEAAGIKGTALPGARRMFRSLKEKFLTLPDHVQVWPGHGAGSACGKALGALPATTVGYEKRHAWWAEYLERNDEEGFVKALLAGQPEAPTYFKEMKRLNRDGMPILGGIPHPGRLTKAQFDRYLRKGAILVDTRDKFAFAGGHIRGAINIPAGKNFSTWAGWLLPYDRPLILLAHPSEVEALTRALIRIGLDEVVGYIPGLQGYADGELETVPQITAREAKALWERGEAVILDVRGRDEYLAGHIPGALNIHAGRVLAHLDKLPKDKPLIVHCVGGDRSSTAISALLSHGFRNALNLTGGIRAWQEAGFPVEKGEELVSA, from the coding sequence ATGGTTTTCAGGCAGATTTACGAGGAAGGCTTGGCCCAGATGAGCTACCTCCTGGGGTGCGCCGCCACCGGGGAGGCCTTGGTGGTGGATCCCAAGCGGGACGTGGACACCTATCTGGAGCTGGCGGAAAGCCTGGGCCTGCGCATCACCGCCATCGCCGAAACCCATATCCACGCCGACTACCTCTCGGGAGCCCGGGAGCTGGCCAAGGCCACCGGGGCCACCCTCTACCTCTCGGACGAAGGGGACGAGAACTGGAAGTACAAAGGACTGGAGGGCTTCTCCCATGTCCTCCTCAGGGATGGGGATGAGTTCAGGGTGGGAAATATCCGGGTGAAGGCCGTGCACACCCCGGGCCATACCCCGGAGCACCTTTCCTTCTTGGTGGCGGATGGGGCGGTGACGGACGAACCCCTCCTCTTCCTCACGGGCGACTTCGTCTTCGTGGGGGACATCGGCCGGCCGGACCTTCTGGAGGAAGCCGCCGGCATCAAGGGCACCGCCCTGCCCGGGGCCCGGCGCATGTTCCGAAGCCTCAAGGAGAAGTTCCTCACCCTTCCCGACCACGTGCAGGTCTGGCCAGGCCACGGGGCAGGTTCCGCCTGCGGCAAGGCCCTGGGGGCCCTTCCCGCCACCACCGTGGGCTACGAGAAGCGGCACGCCTGGTGGGCGGAATACCTGGAGAGGAACGATGAGGAGGGCTTCGTAAAAGCGCTTCTCGCCGGTCAGCCGGAAGCCCCCACCTACTTCAAGGAGATGAAGCGGCTCAACCGGGACGGCATGCCCATCCTGGGAGGCATCCCCCACCCTGGCCGCCTCACCAAGGCCCAGTTTGACCGGTACCTACGGAAGGGGGCCATCCTGGTGGACACCCGGGACAAGTTCGCCTTCGCCGGGGGGCACATCCGGGGGGCCATCAATATCCCTGCCGGAAAGAACTTCTCCACCTGGGCAGGCTGGCTTCTTCCCTACGACCGGCCCCTGATCCTCCTGGCCCATCCCTCCGAGGTGGAAGCCCTGACCCGGGCCCTGATCCGTATTGGCCTGGATGAGGTGGTGGGGTATATCCCTGGCCTCCAGGGGTATGCGGATGGGGAGCTGGAAACCGTACCCCAGATTACGGCCCGAGAGGCCAAGGCCCTCTGGGAGCGGGGCGAGGCAGTGATCCTGGACGTGCGGGGCCGGGACGAGTACCTGGCCGGGCACATCCCCGGGGCCTTGAACATCCATGCCGGCCGCGTCCTCGCCCACCTGGACAAGCTCCCCAAGGACAAGCCCCTCATCGTGCACTGCGTGGGCGGGGACCGCTCCAGCACCGCCATCAGCGCCCTCTTGTCCCACGGCTTCAGGAACGCCCTGAACCTCACCGGGGGGATTAGGGCCTGGCAGGAAGCAGGCTTCCCGGTGGAAAAGGGCGAGGAGCTGGTAAGCGCCTGA
- the pdo gene encoding protein disulfide oxidoreductase: MALLGPKEQEIVRERLANLTRDVELVLFTDTSTLIVPGKEPCLYCKETKQLLEELAALSDRLHLVVYDLATPEGREKAKEYRVEDPPTLILREKGSEAINLRYRGIPAGYEFASLLEDIEMLGRDGHGLPENVVQELNNLPEEVVLQVFVTPTCPYCPQAVRTAHRMAYASPKVWGEMIEANEFPELSSRYHIHGVPDTIVNHGKERILGAQPLSQFLQAIRKAVGVSA, encoded by the coding sequence ATGGCGCTACTGGGACCTAAGGAGCAGGAGATCGTGCGCGAGCGGCTTGCCAACCTGACGCGGGATGTGGAGCTGGTGCTTTTCACCGACACCTCCACCCTGATCGTCCCGGGTAAGGAACCCTGCTTATACTGCAAGGAAACCAAGCAGCTTCTGGAGGAGCTGGCCGCCCTTTCGGATAGGCTTCACCTGGTGGTTTACGACCTGGCCACCCCCGAGGGCAGGGAGAAGGCTAAGGAGTACAGGGTGGAGGATCCCCCCACCCTGATCCTGCGGGAGAAGGGCTCCGAGGCCATCAACCTGCGCTACCGGGGTATCCCGGCGGGGTACGAGTTCGCGAGCCTCCTCGAGGACATCGAGATGCTGGGCCGCGACGGCCACGGCCTGCCGGAGAACGTGGTCCAGGAGCTTAACAACCTCCCCGAGGAAGTGGTGCTCCAGGTCTTCGTCACCCCCACCTGCCCCTACTGCCCTCAGGCGGTGCGCACCGCCCACCGCATGGCCTACGCCTCCCCCAAGGTGTGGGGCGAGATGATCGAGGCCAACGAGTTCCCCGAGCTTTCCAGCCGCTACCACATCCACGGGGTGCCCGACACCATCGTGAACCACGGCAAGGAGAGGATCCTCGGGGCCCAGCCCCTTTCCCAGTTCCTCCAGGCCATCCGCAAGGCGGTGGGGGTGAGCGCCTAG
- a CDS encoding rhodanese-like domain-containing protein — protein MTRRALLGLFALLALVACGPRGSYQNIGPQELYQAVDQGAVVVDVRTPQEFAEGHVPGAINLPVEAIPQWADTLPKDKPVYLYCRSGNRSRQAAEYLKRKGYTNLYNLEGGILAIQREGFPLVR, from the coding sequence ATGACCCGGCGGGCGCTACTTGGGCTTTTTGCCCTCCTGGCCCTGGTGGCTTGCGGGCCCAGGGGAAGCTACCAGAACATCGGCCCCCAGGAGCTCTACCAGGCGGTGGATCAGGGAGCGGTGGTGGTGGACGTGCGTACCCCCCAGGAGTTTGCCGAGGGGCACGTCCCCGGGGCCATCAACCTCCCGGTGGAAGCCATTCCCCAGTGGGCGGATACCCTTCCTAAGGACAAGCCGGTCTACCTCTATTGCCGTAGCGGGAACCGCAGCCGCCAGGCGGCGGAGTACCTGAAGCGGAAGGGGTATACCAACCTCTACAACCTCGAGGGCGGGATCCTGGCCATCCAAAGAGAGGGCTTCCCCTTGGTTCGCTGA
- a CDS encoding TlpA disulfide reductase family protein: MDAVQVGPFAIPWARFQVFLALLAMVAVAEVLARRVDRRLAPWTYNAILAGFLGARIGFVLENASVYARDPLSILYVWQGGFDPLWGILAAGGYTLMALPKNLWRYALFAALAAGLVFGVFLVQRRGGEEVRLPSLTLTTLGGTPVNLQDFRGKPLVLNLWATWCPPCRRELPMMVRLSQENPDVRFAFASQGEGPVVVRNFLEEERLAPEWVLLDPETQLSQVLKTQGLPTTFFFDREGRLVARHLGELSEALLLGYLRVLR, translated from the coding sequence ATGGATGCGGTGCAGGTAGGGCCCTTCGCCATTCCCTGGGCCAGGTTCCAGGTGTTCCTGGCCCTTCTGGCCATGGTGGCGGTGGCTGAGGTCCTGGCCCGAAGGGTGGACCGGAGGCTTGCCCCGTGGACCTACAACGCCATCCTTGCGGGGTTTCTTGGGGCCCGAATCGGCTTCGTTTTGGAAAACGCATCCGTTTACGCCCGGGATCCCCTTTCCATCCTCTACGTGTGGCAAGGGGGGTTTGACCCCCTTTGGGGTATCCTGGCTGCGGGGGGGTACACGCTGATGGCATTGCCCAAGAACCTCTGGCGGTATGCCCTGTTCGCCGCTTTGGCGGCGGGCTTGGTCTTTGGGGTCTTCCTGGTGCAGAGGCGGGGAGGGGAGGAGGTGCGCCTGCCCTCCCTCACCCTCACCACCCTGGGGGGCACCCCGGTGAACCTGCAGGACTTCCGGGGGAAGCCTTTGGTCCTGAACCTCTGGGCCACCTGGTGTCCTCCTTGCAGGCGGGAACTACCCATGATGGTGCGCCTGAGCCAGGAAAACCCGGATGTACGCTTTGCCTTCGCCAGCCAAGGGGAGGGGCCGGTGGTGGTGCGGAACTTTCTGGAGGAAGAGAGGCTCGCTCCCGAGTGGGTTCTCCTGGATCCGGAGACCCAGCTTTCCCAGGTCCTGAAGACCCAGGGCCTCCCCACCACCTTTTTCTTTGACCGGGAGGGGCGCTTGGTGGCCCGGCACCTGGGGGAGCTTTCCGAGGCCCTTCTTCTTGGGTACCTGAGGGTTTTGCGTTAG
- a CDS encoding SpoVR family protein, translated as MRKELRRWAEILRERALAEGLSFPPVLFEEVGPEEMAMLAAYGGFPRRYPHWRFGSEYLRYRETYRYGLGRIYELVANTYPVHAYLLKGNTLLAQKLVMAHVYAHADFFHNNLAFKPIPKDMEAEMAHHAAFVEKAMERHGARSVEEFLDLALSLENLIDPHAPYIQRREGEDREEERERPPDRLQVRPYLDPYVNPPPAPPKEAEEGASPIPLPPRPTRDILGFLARHAPLAPWQKGILEIIREESLYYVPQAATKILNEGWATYWHTRLLLPLLSPEEALEFAELQAGLLAPHGFNPYRLGYLLLKEVEERWDKGRFGPEYEALPLGERLTYERPTGLGLKQLFQVRTIHTDLSFLDSFLTPEFALRQRLLNPEDLPRFAEAKKALLFRLTNGGYPIVELVDANYGNRGELLLEHAYEGVELDLKKTQAVLENLYRLWGRPVHLKTVVGEKETLLSAGS; from the coding sequence ATGCGCAAGGAGCTTCGCCGCTGGGCCGAGATCCTACGGGAAAGAGCCTTGGCGGAAGGGCTTTCCTTTCCCCCGGTGCTCTTTGAGGAGGTAGGTCCAGAGGAGATGGCCATGCTGGCCGCCTACGGGGGCTTTCCCCGACGCTACCCCCACTGGCGCTTCGGCAGCGAGTACCTGCGCTACCGGGAAACCTACCGCTACGGCCTCGGGCGCATCTACGAGCTGGTGGCCAACACCTACCCCGTGCACGCCTACCTCCTTAAGGGCAACACCCTTCTCGCCCAGAAGCTGGTCATGGCCCACGTCTACGCCCACGCCGACTTCTTTCACAACAACCTGGCCTTTAAACCCATCCCCAAGGACATGGAAGCGGAGATGGCCCATCATGCGGCCTTCGTGGAAAAGGCCATGGAGCGGCATGGGGCGAGAAGCGTGGAGGAGTTTTTGGACCTGGCCCTTTCCCTGGAAAACCTCATCGATCCCCACGCTCCCTACATCCAAAGGCGGGAAGGAGAGGACAGGGAGGAAGAAAGAGAAAGACCCCCTGACCGCCTCCAGGTGCGCCCCTACCTGGATCCCTACGTGAACCCTCCTCCAGCGCCTCCCAAGGAAGCCGAGGAGGGGGCAAGCCCCATCCCCCTCCCCCCCAGGCCCACCCGGGACATCCTGGGCTTTCTGGCCCGGCACGCCCCCTTGGCCCCTTGGCAGAAGGGCATCCTGGAGATCATCCGGGAGGAAAGCCTGTACTATGTCCCCCAGGCGGCCACCAAGATCCTCAACGAGGGCTGGGCCACCTACTGGCACACCCGCCTCCTCCTCCCCCTCCTCTCCCCGGAGGAAGCCCTGGAGTTCGCCGAGCTCCAGGCCGGGCTTCTCGCCCCACACGGCTTCAATCCCTACCGCCTGGGCTACCTGCTCCTAAAGGAGGTGGAGGAACGTTGGGACAAAGGGCGGTTCGGCCCCGAGTACGAGGCCCTGCCCCTAGGGGAGCGGCTCACCTACGAGAGGCCCACCGGCCTGGGGCTCAAGCAGCTTTTCCAGGTGCGCACCATCCACACGGACCTGAGCTTCCTGGATAGTTTCCTGACCCCCGAGTTCGCCCTCAGGCAGAGGCTCCTCAACCCTGAGGACCTTCCCCGCTTCGCTGAGGCCAAGAAGGCCCTCCTCTTCCGCCTCACCAACGGGGGCTACCCCATCGTGGAGCTGGTGGACGCCAACTACGGGAACCGGGGAGAGCTTCTTCTGGAACACGCCTACGAGGGCGTGGAGCTGGACCTGAAAAAGACCCAGGCGGTGCTGGAGAACCTCTACCGCCTGTGGGGCCGGCCGGTGCACCTGAAGACGGTGGTGGGGGAGAAGGAAACCCTGCTTTCCGCGGGAAGCTAA
- a CDS encoding DUF444 family protein, whose protein sequence is MRPIERDLLRFKEIVRGEVKKRAREFLTREELFGQVEGRLVSIPLPQLELPKIVYKEPLGEDLGLGGPGTESLGPAGHVPVAELELEEFLDLVGEALKLPRLRPKGEGEVTEEASRYTTIARKGPRGLRHVRRTLKESLKRALITGEYRPEEPLLVPDREDLRYKAPRSKPRPHAQAVVLFALDVSGSMREEELRLVKTLSFWITLWIKRHFPRLERRYLLHDAEAWEVTEEEFFRAREGGGTRLSSALLLAEEILKRYPEAFYNRYLYHFSDGENWQGDTPVALEALRRLLPTLALYGYAQVQGPYGQGRFLEDLKEALGQEEGLAATEVRGKEDLPLALRRLLGG, encoded by the coding sequence ATGAGGCCCATTGAGCGCGATCTTCTGCGCTTTAAGGAGATCGTTCGCGGGGAGGTGAAGAAACGGGCCCGGGAGTTTTTAACCCGGGAGGAGCTTTTCGGCCAGGTGGAAGGCCGCCTGGTCTCCATACCCCTGCCCCAGCTGGAGCTTCCCAAGATCGTATACAAGGAGCCCCTGGGGGAAGACCTGGGCCTTGGGGGCCCGGGGACGGAAAGCCTGGGCCCTGCGGGCCATGTGCCCGTAGCCGAGCTGGAGCTGGAGGAGTTTCTGGACCTGGTGGGCGAGGCCCTAAAGCTTCCCCGGCTCAGGCCCAAGGGGGAAGGGGAGGTCACGGAGGAGGCCTCCCGCTACACCACCATCGCCCGCAAGGGACCGAGGGGCCTGCGCCACGTGCGCCGCACCCTTAAGGAAAGCCTTAAGCGGGCCCTCATCACCGGAGAGTACCGCCCGGAGGAGCCCCTTTTGGTCCCCGATCGGGAAGACCTCCGCTACAAGGCCCCGAGGAGCAAGCCCAGGCCCCACGCCCAGGCGGTGGTCCTCTTCGCCCTGGACGTTTCGGGGAGCATGCGGGAGGAGGAGCTTAGGCTGGTGAAGACCCTATCCTTCTGGATCACCCTCTGGATCAAGCGCCACTTCCCCCGCTTGGAAAGGCGCTACCTCCTGCACGACGCCGAGGCCTGGGAGGTAACGGAGGAGGAGTTCTTCCGGGCCCGGGAAGGCGGAGGTACCCGGCTTTCCAGCGCCCTCCTCCTGGCGGAGGAGATCCTGAAGCGTTACCCGGAGGCCTTTTACAACCGCTACCTCTACCACTTCTCCGACGGGGAGAACTGGCAGGGAGACACCCCCGTGGCCCTCGAGGCCCTAAGGCGCCTCCTCCCCACCCTGGCCCTCTACGGGTATGCCCAGGTGCAGGGACCCTACGGCCAGGGGCGGTTCCTGGAGGACCTGAAGGAAGCTTTGGGCCAGGAAGAGGGGCTAGCCGCCACCGAAGTGCGGGGCAAGGAGGACCTGCCCTTGGCCTTGAGGCGGCTTTTGGGAGGCTAA
- a CDS encoding serine/threonine protein kinase codes for MNELERIRRRQDLEAYRALSWEGSFADYLSLLKKDPRPLRTSFQRVHDMILSYGVEEYTLFKEKLLHYRFFDDPFEGGKDAIFGLDKPLMRLVATLKAAAHRLGPERRILLLHGPVGSAKSTIARLLKKGLEAYSRTEEGKLFTFYWKTPEGPLPCPMHEEPLLLLPKEIRNEFLEELQHLHPEYPYPLELEGDLCPVCRFQMREALARHGGDLAKVLEEEIVVKRLVLSEKDRIGIGTFQPKDEKNQDSTELTGDINYRKVAIYGSDSDPRAFNFDGELNIANRGLVEFIEILKLDVAFLYDLLTASQEHKIKSKKFAQTDIDEIILGHSVSGDTPILYRYQGIPGWTTLQGLWERFGRDPTGLEVLAHDFSSGKTRWTPVRSIFRHRFTGEMLTTSQKWGVVETTPNHSLYDRDGRTFYPEERREIAAVRRIDVDLALQDEEALVDVVEGVDGFIREDVRAAVGSGPLTRPARPGWARLALPRHATEIRAVYHPVRDESALKDLLTVLIWYATEGHVNGKNGGIVISHADRNELERVRRAYARITTAHGYIDAGAKTDSAWRLYLGSQAIAVLARHHCGEHAASKRLPDFLFRLPRPLLEHAFDELMRTDGSRKLSAELDRTASADYRARFFEFKTISPMLAAQVGTLATLLGYDYSVYRQERPGRPPAYRIRFVSGDGKRGGRHRRFQARVHSRRAFAEWVYDIECEGLHNFVCGVGNVVCHNTNEPEYRKLQANEYMEALRDRTIKIDIPYILRVSDEVKIYQRDFSKVRAKHIAPHTLEMAATWAVLTRLEPPKRAGLTLMQKLKLYDGKLLPGWTEEAVRELMAEAKREGLEGISPRYIQDKISNVLVTSEEPCINPFMVMNELEEGLKHHSLISDEKTRERYRALLQEVKAEYAEIVKNEVQRAIAADEEALNRLFHNYIDHVKAYVLGEKVKNPYTGAPEPPNERLMRSIEERIEIPESRKDDFRREIMNYIGALALEGRQFTYKDNERLRRALELKLFDDQKDTIRLSALVSGVVDPETQAKIDVVKARLIRDYGYCEHCASGVLEFAASIFARGER; via the coding sequence ATGAACGAACTGGAGCGCATCCGTCGCCGTCAAGACCTCGAGGCCTACCGGGCCCTAAGCTGGGAAGGCTCCTTCGCCGACTATCTAAGCCTTCTCAAGAAGGACCCCAGGCCCTTGAGAACCAGCTTCCAGCGGGTCCACGACATGATCCTCTCCTACGGGGTGGAGGAGTACACCCTTTTTAAGGAGAAGCTCCTCCATTACCGCTTCTTCGATGACCCCTTTGAGGGGGGGAAGGACGCCATCTTCGGCCTGGACAAGCCCCTCATGCGCCTGGTGGCCACCTTAAAGGCCGCCGCCCACCGCCTGGGGCCCGAACGGCGGATCCTCCTCCTCCACGGTCCCGTGGGCTCGGCCAAGAGCACCATCGCCCGGCTTCTCAAGAAGGGCCTCGAGGCCTACAGCCGCACGGAGGAGGGGAAGCTCTTCACCTTCTACTGGAAGACCCCGGAAGGCCCCCTTCCCTGCCCCATGCACGAGGAGCCCCTCCTCCTCCTGCCCAAGGAGATCCGGAACGAGTTTTTGGAGGAGCTTCAGCATCTCCATCCCGAGTACCCCTACCCCCTCGAGCTGGAGGGGGATCTCTGCCCGGTGTGCCGCTTCCAGATGCGGGAGGCCTTGGCCCGCCACGGCGGGGATCTGGCCAAGGTGCTGGAGGAGGAGATCGTGGTGAAGCGCCTGGTCCTTTCGGAAAAGGACCGCATCGGCATCGGTACCTTCCAGCCCAAGGACGAGAAGAACCAGGATTCCACCGAGCTCACCGGGGACATCAACTACCGCAAGGTGGCCATCTACGGCTCCGACTCCGACCCCAGGGCCTTCAACTTCGACGGGGAACTCAACATCGCCAACCGGGGCCTGGTGGAGTTCATCGAGATCCTCAAGCTGGACGTGGCCTTCCTCTACGACCTCCTCACCGCCAGCCAGGAGCACAAGATCAAGTCCAAGAAGTTCGCCCAGACCGATATCGACGAGATCATCCTGGGGCATAGCGTCTCCGGAGACACGCCGATCCTGTACCGCTACCAGGGCATCCCCGGGTGGACAACACTTCAAGGTCTCTGGGAAAGGTTCGGCCGCGACCCCACGGGACTCGAAGTGCTCGCACACGACTTCTCGTCGGGTAAGACGCGCTGGACCCCAGTCCGGTCGATCTTCCGGCACCGGTTTACAGGCGAGATGCTCACCACCTCCCAGAAGTGGGGCGTAGTGGAAACGACTCCCAACCACTCCCTATACGACCGCGACGGGCGGACTTTCTACCCGGAGGAGCGGCGCGAGATCGCGGCGGTGCGCCGGATCGATGTGGATCTCGCCTTACAGGACGAAGAGGCACTTGTGGATGTCGTGGAAGGTGTTGACGGCTTCATCCGCGAAGACGTTCGTGCAGCGGTGGGAAGCGGGCCCCTGACGCGCCCCGCCCGTCCGGGGTGGGCAAGGCTCGCCCTCCCACGGCACGCAACAGAGATCCGAGCGGTTTACCACCCGGTTCGGGACGAGAGCGCCCTCAAGGACCTCCTCACCGTCCTCATCTGGTACGCCACCGAGGGCCACGTGAACGGCAAAAACGGCGGCATCGTGATTAGCCATGCGGACCGGAACGAGTTGGAACGGGTCCGTAGGGCTTACGCTCGCATCACAACCGCACACGGGTACATTGACGCCGGCGCCAAGACCGATTCGGCATGGCGACTCTACCTTGGTTCGCAGGCTATCGCCGTGCTTGCTCGCCACCACTGCGGGGAACACGCAGCCTCGAAGAGGCTCCCGGACTTCCTCTTTCGGTTGCCAAGGCCGCTTCTCGAACACGCCTTTGACGAACTGATGCGCACCGATGGCTCCCGTAAGCTCTCCGCAGAGCTCGACCGGACCGCATCGGCCGATTACCGTGCCCGCTTCTTTGAATTCAAGACGATCTCGCCGATGCTGGCTGCCCAGGTCGGCACCCTGGCGACGTTGCTCGGTTACGACTATAGCGTTTACCGACAGGAGCGGCCTGGTCGGCCCCCGGCCTACCGGATTCGGTTCGTTTCGGGGGATGGCAAGCGCGGGGGCCGCCACCGCCGCTTCCAAGCCCGAGTGCACTCCCGGAGGGCGTTTGCGGAGTGGGTCTACGACATCGAATGCGAGGGCCTCCATAACTTCGTCTGTGGCGTCGGAAACGTTGTTTGTCACAACACCAACGAGCCTGAGTACCGGAAGCTCCAGGCCAACGAGTACATGGAGGCCCTCCGGGACCGCACCATCAAGATCGACATTCCCTATATCCTTCGGGTTTCCGACGAGGTGAAAATCTACCAGCGGGACTTCAGCAAGGTCAGGGCCAAGCACATCGCCCCCCACACCCTGGAGATGGCCGCCACCTGGGCGGTCCTCACCCGGCTGGAGCCTCCCAAGCGGGCGGGGCTCACCCTCATGCAGAAGCTCAAGCTCTATGACGGCAAGCTCCTTCCTGGCTGGACGGAGGAGGCGGTACGGGAGCTCATGGCCGAGGCCAAGCGCGAGGGCCTCGAGGGCATCAGCCCCCGCTACATCCAGGACAAGATCTCCAACGTCCTGGTCACCTCGGAGGAACCCTGCATCAACCCCTTCATGGTGATGAACGAGCTGGAAGAGGGCCTCAAGCACCACTCCCTGATCTCCGACGAGAAGACCCGGGAACGCTATAGGGCCCTTCTGCAGGAGGTAAAGGCGGAGTATGCGGAAATCGTGAAGAACGAGGTGCAAAGGGCCATCGCCGCCGACGAGGAGGCCCTAAACCGCCTCTTCCACAACTACATCGACCACGTAAAGGCCTACGTCCTGGGGGAGAAGGTGAAAAACCCCTACACCGGTGCCCCCGAACCCCCCAACGAAAGACTCATGCGCTCCATAGAGGAACGCATAGAGATCCCCGAGTCCCGCAAGGACGACTTCCGTAGGGAGATCATGAACTATATCGGCGCCCTGGCCCTGGAGGGAAGGCAGTTCACCTACAAGGACAACGAAAGGCTTCGCCGGGCCCTGGAGCTCAAGCTCTTCGACGACCAGAAGGACACCATCCGCCTCTCCGCCCTGGTCTCGGGGGTGGTGGACCCGGAGACCCAGGCCAAGATCGACGTGGTCAAGGCCCGCCTTATCCGCGACTACGGCTACTGCGAGCACTGCGCCAGCGGGGTTTTGGAGTTCGCCGCCTCCATCTTCGCCCGGGGTGAGCGATGA
- a CDS encoding CPBP family intramembrane glutamic endopeptidase: MVPPPLGFLLVLQGGLLLLGASGMLLLDLPFGQADPKELFYALGLFLALAALEEAFRHLFPASFREAENLHRALGEALRRARVGPAILLLLALLSGVAEEVFFRGLLQSLLLAWLGPPGLFLQALVFALLHPAPRRALAYPVYTGLAGLLFGLTYLLTGSLLPSILAHFLHNARGFYEISTRS, translated from the coding sequence TTGGTCCCTCCACCCCTCGGCTTCCTCCTGGTCCTCCAGGGAGGGCTACTCCTCCTTGGGGCTTCGGGTATGCTTCTCTTGGACCTTCCCTTCGGCCAGGCGGACCCCAAGGAGCTTTTCTATGCCCTGGGCCTCTTCCTGGCCTTGGCCGCTTTGGAGGAAGCCTTTAGACATCTTTTCCCCGCTTCCTTCCGGGAAGCGGAAAACCTCCACCGGGCTTTGGGAGAAGCCCTGCGCCGGGCCAGGGTAGGACCCGCCATCCTCCTCCTCCTCGCCCTCCTCTCGGGGGTGGCGGAGGAGGTCTTCTTCCGAGGCCTTTTGCAAAGCCTCCTCTTGGCCTGGCTTGGACCCCCTGGGCTCTTCCTCCAGGCCCTGGTCTTCGCCCTCCTTCACCCCGCCCCCAGGCGGGCCCTTGCCTACCCGGTTTACACCGGGCTTGCCGGGCTCCTTTTTGGGCTCACCTACCTTCTCACCGGAAGCCTTCTCCCCAGCATCCTGGCCCACTTCCTCCACAACGCCCGGGGGTTCTACGAGATCTCCACAAGAAGCTAG
- a CDS encoding Lrp/AsnC family transcriptional regulator has product MITAFVLIRARGDRIATLGEAIAELPQVAEVYSVTGPFDLVALLRLKDLEELDDAVTQGILSLEGVERTETLLAFRAYPKRLLDQGFALGGE; this is encoded by the coding sequence GTGATCACCGCCTTCGTACTCATCCGTGCCCGCGGGGACCGGATCGCCACCCTGGGCGAGGCCATCGCCGAACTCCCCCAGGTGGCCGAGGTCTACTCGGTTACGGGCCCCTTTGACCTGGTAGCCCTTTTGCGCCTTAAGGACCTCGAGGAGCTGGACGACGCCGTCACCCAGGGGATCCTATCCCTGGAAGGGGTGGAGCGCACGGAAACCCTCCTGGCCTTCCGCGCTTACCCCAAGAGGCTCCTGGACCAGGGCTTCGCCCTGGGCGGGGAATAG
- a CDS encoding metallophosphoesterase — protein MRVFAIADPHLSRLHPKPMTIFGPNWQGHPEAFFRGWREVVAEGDLVIVPGDISWAMRLGEALPDLLDLAALPGKKVLLKGNHDYWWPSISRLRAVLPEGMYALQNDALVLDGVAVAGTRGWQYPPATPEDERIFAREVERLKLSLQDLKRKPHRHLVVAFHFPPFGPKGETTSLLELAAEAKPQAIVYGHLHGADPEKLPQEYRGIPLHLVAADALAFRPKLILEVG, from the coding sequence ATGCGGGTCTTCGCCATCGCCGACCCCCACCTCTCCCGCCTGCACCCCAAACCCATGACCATCTTCGGCCCCAACTGGCAGGGCCATCCGGAGGCCTTCTTCCGAGGCTGGCGGGAGGTGGTGGCGGAGGGGGACCTGGTGATCGTCCCTGGGGACATCTCCTGGGCCATGCGCCTGGGGGAGGCCCTGCCGGACCTTCTGGACCTGGCCGCCTTGCCTGGCAAAAAAGTGCTCCTAAAGGGGAACCACGACTACTGGTGGCCCTCCATAAGCCGCCTGAGAGCTGTCTTACCCGAAGGCATGTACGCCCTGCAAAACGATGCCTTGGTTCTGGACGGGGTGGCGGTGGCGGGAACCCGGGGCTGGCAGTACCCGCCCGCCACCCCGGAGGACGAACGGATCTTCGCCCGGGAGGTGGAGCGGCTTAAGCTCTCCCTACAGGACCTGAAGCGCAAACCCCACCGCCACCTGGTGGTGGCCTTCCACTTCCCCCCCTTCGGCCCCAAGGGGGAGACCACCTCCCTTTTGGAGCTGGCCGCAGAGGCCAAGCCCCAGGCCATCGTCTACGGCCACCTGCACGGGGCGGACCCGGAAAAGCTTCCCCAGGAGTACCGGGGCATTCCCCTCCACCTGGTGGCCGCCGACGCTCTGGCCTTCCGGCCCAAGCTGATCCTGGAGGTAGGATAA